CTCTTCGTGACCAACGGGATCTACCGCCGCCCGAACGACCTGGACTACATCAACTACGTCGGCAACGACGCCAACCAGGCGGCGCTGGCGCAGGGGATCACGGCGCGCGAGCTGGCGCTGCTGCAGCGCATGCCGCAGGTGCCGCTCCCCAACCACGCCTTCCGCAACGACGGCGACCTGCACTTCACGAACGTCGCCGACCAGTGGGGGCTGGGGCAGCCCGGCTTCTCGAACGGCGCGGCGTACGTGGACCTCGACGACGACGGCGCGCTCGATCTCGTCGTCAACACGCTCGGCGCGCCCGCCGCGATCTACCGCAACGGCGCGCGCGCGGCCAACGGGAACGCGTACCTCACCGTGCGGCTGCAGGGCGAGGGCGCGAACACCGCGGGCTTCGGCGCGAGGGTCATGCTGAAGCAGGGCGGCGCGACGCAGCTGCTGGAGCAGCAGCCGACGCGCGGCTTCCAGTCGTCGGTCGATCCGCGGCTGCACTTCGGGCTGGGGAAGGCAGCGCGCGTGGACTCGCTGATCGTCGTCTGGCCCGACCGCCGCTTCCAGGTGCTCACGAACGTCGCGGCGAACCGCACGCTGACGCTGTCGCAGCGCGACGCCGCGGGCCGCTGGGCGCCGCCGCGCGACTCGGCGCCGCCGCTGCTGGCCCTCGCCGACCCCGCGTCCGCGATCGACTTCCGGCACGCCGAGAACGACTTCCTGGACACGGACCGCGAGCCGCTGATGCCGCACCTGCTGTCGGCCGAGGGGCCGGCGCTGGCGGTGGGCGACGTGGACGGGGACGGGCTGGACGACGTGTTCGTGGGCGGCGCCAAGTGGCAGCCCAGCCGGCTGTTCGTGCAGCAGCGCGACGGCCGCTTCGCGTCGCGGGACGACGCGGTGTTCGCCGCCGACAGCGTCACCGAGGACGTGGACGCGGCGTTCTTCGACGCCAACGGCGACGGGCGGCCGGACCTCTACGTCGTCACCGCGGGCAACGAGTTCTGGGGCGACGCGCCGCAGCTGCGCGACCGGCTGTACCTGAACGACGGCCGCGGGCACTTCCGGCACGCGCCGGACGCGCTGCCGCCCATCGCGCAGAACGGCGGCGTGGTCGCGCCGGGCGACTACGACGGCGACGGCGACGTGGACCTGTTCGTGGGCTCGCGCGTCGTGTCGCGCTCCTACGGGCTCACGCCACCGAGCCACCTGCTGCGGAATGATCCCTCGCCTGACGGCTCGGGACGCCGCTTCACGGATGTGACGCGCGAGGTCGCGCCGGCGCTGCTGGAGGCCGGGATGGTGTCGTCGGCCGCGTGGATCGACCGCGACGGCGACCGGAAGCTCGAGCTGGTGGTCGTCGGCGAGTGGATGCCGGTGCGCGTCTTCGCGCCGCAGGGCGGCCGGCTGGTGGACCGCACGCGCGAGGCCGGGCTGGCCAGCACCGAGGGGTGGTGGAACAGCGTCACCGTCGCGGACCTGAACGGCGACGGGCGGCAGGACCTCGTGCTCGGGAACCTGGGCCTCAACGCCTACGTCACCGCCAGCGACGGCGAGCCCGCCCGGATGTACGTCCACGACTTCGGCGGGACGGGCGTCCAGAAGCAGCTCCTGACCTTCTACAAGCACGGCGTGAGCTATCCGCTGGCCGGGCGCGACGACATCGTCCGCCTGGTGCCGCCGCTGCGCAGCCGCTATCCCAGCTACCACTCCTTCGGCGCCGCGCGCCTGGAGGACGTCTTCGACGCCTCGGAGCTGCGCGCCGCGCGCAGGCTGGAGGCGCGCCAGCTGGCGAGCGCGGTGGCGCTGGCGGGCGCGGATGGTGCATTCACGTTGCGACCGCTGCCGCGCGAGGCGCAGCTGGCGCCGGTGTACGCCTCGCTGGCGCGCGACTTCGACGGCGACGGGCACGTGGACCTGCTGCTCGGCGGCAACCAGCACGGTGTCCCGCCGATGCTGGGGCGCTACGACGCCAGCTACGGCCTGCTGCTGCGCGGCGCGGGCGACGGGCGCTTCACGCCCGTGGACCTGGCCGAGACGGGCGTCGCCATCGAGGGGCAGGTACGGGACCTGAAGGCGATGCGGCGCGCGGACGGCGGCTGGATGATCGCCGTCGCGCGGAATGGTGACCGGCTCCAACTCCTCCGACCGCTCCGCGCCGAGAGCGCACGTCCATGAGCACACGTCCATGAGCGCACGTCCATGACGTCCATGACGCAACCCTCCGCGCCGCAGGGCGGCGGCCCCGCCGGCGACGTGCTGACGCTCGTCGCGCCGCTGTCCGGCGTGATCGTGCCGCTGGAGCAGGTGCCCGATCCCGCGTTCGCGCAGAAGCTGGCGGGCGACGGCATCTCGATCGACCCGATGAGCGCGCGCCTGCTGGCGCCGTGCGACGGGCGCGTGCTGCAGGTGCACCGCGCCGGCCACGCGCTGACGCTGGAGGCGGCGGGGCTCGAGATCATCATCCACATCGGGCTCGACACGGTCGACCTGAAGGGCGACGGCTTCACGCCACGCGTGAAGGCGGGCGACGTGGTGCGCACGGGCGACGCGCTGATCGACTTCGACGCCGACCTGGTGGCGCGCCGTGCGCGCAGCCTGCTGACGCAGGTCGTCGTCACGAACATGGACCGCGTCGCCGACATCCGCCCGCGCGCCGGCCGCGTGACCGCGGGCCGCGACGCGCTGATGGAGGTCGTCGTGCACGCGCCGGCGGGCTCCCCGTCCGTCGCGGCGGCGTCGCAGGGCGCGACGGTCGAGTCGCGCCCGATCGTGATCACCGCGGACACGGGGCTCCACGCGCGGCCGGCGGCGACGCTCGCGGCGGCGGCGCGGAAGTTCACGGCCGACGTCCGGCTGGTGAAGGACGGCCGCGAGGCGAACGTGCGCAGCGTCGTGTCGATCATGGCGCTGGAGGTGATGGGCGGCGACTCGGTGACGCTGGTGGCGCGCGGCGTGGACGCGGCGGAGGCGGTCGCGGCGCTCACGCGCACGCTCACGACCGACCTCGCGGGCCCGCACGAGGCGGCGCCCGCGGCCGCGACGGCCGCGACGGCCGCGACGGCCACGGCGCCCGTCGCTCCCGCGCGACCGCCCGCCGCCGACGGCGTGCTGCGCGGCGTCTCGGCGTCGCCGGGCGTGGCGGTGGGGCAGGTGTTCCAGCTGAAGCACGACGATCTCGTGCTGGACGAGCGCGCCGCGGACCCGAACCAGGAGCGGCGCGCGCTCGATGCCGCGATCGCCTCCGCGCACCTGCAGCTGGAGGCGCTGCAGACGCGCCTGGCCGCGGAGGCGGACACCGACAAGGCCGCGATCTTCGCCGCGCACCAGGAGCTGCTGGAGGATCCCGAGATCCTCGACCGCGCGGCGGCGGACATCCGCGGCGGCGCGTCGGCGGCGTACGCGTGGCGGCAGGCGTACACGGGACAGGCGGAGCGGCTGCTGGCGCTCCGCAACCAGCTGCTGGCCGCGCGCGCGACCGACATGCGCGACGTCGGGCGCCGCGTGCTGCACCTGCTGGTGGGCCGCGACGACTCGGCGCGCGAGGTGCCCGAGGGCTCGATCGTGGTGGCCGAGGACCTCGCGCCGTCGGACGCGGCGTCGCTGGACCGCTCGCGCGTGCGTGGCTTCTGCACGACGATGGGGAGCGCCACCTCCCACGTCGCGATCCTCGCGCGCGGCCTCGGCATCCCGGCGGTGGCGGGGATCGACCCGCGCGTGCTGGACCTCGCGCCCGGCACGCGCGTGGTGCTCGACGGCGACGCCGGCACGCTCAAGCCCGCACCCAGCGCCGAGGAGGAGGCCGCGATCACGGCCCGCCGCGCGGCGGACGAGGAGCGGCGCGCGACCGAGCTCGCGGCCGCGGGCCAGCCGGCGACGACGCGCGACGCCCACCGCGTGGAGGTGGTCGCCAACATCGGCGACGTGGAGGAGGCGCGGCGCGTGCCGGGCGTCGGCGGCGAGGGCGTGGGGCTGCTGCGCACCGAGTTCGTGTTCATGGAGCGCCGCACCGCGCCCGACGAGGACGAGCAGACCCGCATCTACGAGGCGATCGCGCGCGCGCTGGGCCCCGACCGGATCCTGGTGATCCGCACGCTGGACGTCGGCGGCGACAAGCCGCTGCCGTACATGCCGATCGGCGCCGAGGCCAACCCGTTCCTGGGCGAGCGCGGCATCCGGCTCACGCTCAACCGTCCGGACGTCTTCCGCGCGCAGGTGCGCGCGATCCTGCGTGCGTCCAGCGCCGGCCGCGTCGCGATGATGTTCCCGATGGTCGCGACCATGGCCGAGTGGCGCGCCGGCAAGGAGCTGGTCGAGCGCGAGCGCGCCGCGCTCGGCGTGCCCGCGATCCCGGTCGGCATCATGGTCGAGACGGCAGCGGCGGCGCTGCTGGCCGAGCGGTTCGCGCGCGAGGCCGACTTCTTCTCGGTGGGGACGAACGACCTCACGCAGTACACGCTGGCGATGGACCGCACCAACCCACGGCTCGCGCCGCAGGTGGACGCGCTCCATCCGTCCGTGCTGCACCTGATCGAGCGCACCGTGTCGGGCGCGCACGCGCACGGCCGCTGGGTGGGCGTGTGCGGCGCGCTGGCCGGCGACCTGACCGCGGTGCCGGTGCTCGTCGGCCTCGGCGTGGACGAGCTGAGCGCCGACGTCCCCATCGTGCCGGCGGTGAAGGCGCGCGTGCGCACGCTGTCGCTGGCCGAGTGCCAGGAGACGGCGCGGCTGGCGCTGGGCGCGCAGGACGGCGCCGAGGTGCGCCGCATCGTCGAGGAGCGGCACGCGCAGGTGCAGGCGCCGTCGCACGCGCAGACGAACCCGGGAGGCACGCGATGAATCCGCTCAAGTCCGCGTTCGGCGTCCTGCAGAAGATCGGCAAGGCGCTGATGCTGCCGGTGGCCGTGCTGCCCGCGGCCGGCATCCTGCTCGGCGTCGGCAGCGCGAAGTTCATGCAGGACCTCTCGCCCGCGGTCGCGAACGTGATGGCGCAGGCGGGCGGCGCGGTGTTCGGCAACCTGGCGCTGATCTTCGCGATCGGCGTCGCGCTCGGGCTCACGGCGAACGACGGCGTCGCGGCGCTGGCGGCGGTGGTGGGCTTCGCGGTGATGACCGCGACGATGGGCGTGATGGCGCCGTTCGTCGGCTACACCCCGAAGCCGATCATGGGGATGCCGTCGATCGAGACGGGCGTGCTGGGCGGCATCATCATCGGCGCGATCGCGGCGGCGCTGTTCAACCGCTTCTACCGGGTGAAGCTCCCGCCGTACCTCGGCTTCTTCGCCGGCAAGCGCTCGGTCCCGCTGCTGACGGCGTTCGCGGCCATCGGCACGGGCATCGTGCTGAGCCTCGTGTGGCCGCCCATCGGGCGCGGCATCGACGTGTTCTCGCACTGGGCGGCGACCGGGAACCCGGCGGCGGCGTTCTCGATCTACGGCGTCGTCGAGCGCTCGCTCATCCCGTTCGGGCTGCACCACATCTGGAACGTGCCGTTCCAGAACCAGATCGGCACCTACGTCCACCCGCTCACCGGGCAGATCTACCACGGCGAGATCCCGCGCTACGCGGCCGGCGACCCGACCGCCGGCTACCTCGCGGGCGGCTACCTGTTCAAGATGTGGGGGCTCCCGGCCGCGGCGCTCGCGATGTGGCACACGGCGCGCCCGGAGAACCGCAAGCGCATCGGCGGCATCATGATCTCCGCCGCGCTGACGTCGTTCCTCACCGGCATCACGGAGCCGATCGAGTTCGCGTTCCTGTTCGTGGCGCCGGTGCTGTACGTCGTGCACGCGCTGCTGGCCGCGGTCGCGTACTTCGTCTGCGTGGTCCTCGGGATCCGCCACGGCACGACGTTCTCGAACGGGCTGATCGACTTCATCGTCCTCTTCCCGAACTCGACGCGCGGGCTCTGGTTCCTCTGGCTGGGTCCCCTGTGGGCGCTGCTGTACTACGGGCTGTTCCGCGTGATGATCACGCGCCTCAACCTCAAGACGCCGGGGCGCGAGATCGACGAGGGGATCCCGGGCGACACCGTGACGCCCGAGGCGATGGCCGGCGAGCGCGGACGGATCCCCGGTGCGCGCGACCCGCTGCCGGGCGCGGTGCCGGTGGGCGCGTCGGCGGCGGGCGGGATGGCGCCGCAGCTCGTCGCCGCGTTCGGCGGGGCCGGGAACATCCGCGCGCTGGACGCCTGCATCACGCGGCTGCGCGTGGAGGTCAACGACCCCGCGCGCGCCGACGACGCCGCGCTGCGCGCCCTCGGCGCCGCGGGCGTGATGCGCGTGGGGAGCGGCGTGCAGGCGATCTTCGGCACGCGCTCCGAGAACCTGAAGACGGACATGGAGGAGTACATGCGCAGCCCGGCCGCCGCGGCGGCTGCCGCTGCGCCGGCGGCACCGGCGGCGCCCGCGCCGGCGGCGGCTCCGGCTCGCGCGCCTGCCGCGGCCATTACCCCGGTGACGGCCGAGCATCGCGCGCGCGCCACGGCGCTGGCGACGGGACTCGGCAGCCGCCGCAACATCGTCGCCGTGGAGCCGGTCGCGCTGACGCGGCTGCGCGTGCAGGTGCGCGACGCGGGCGCGGTGAACGACGCCGCGCTCGAGTCGGCGGGCGCGACGGGCGTGTGGCGCGTGTCGGACGACGTCGTGCACGTGATCGTCGGCGAGGACGCGCCGCGCTACGCGGCCGCGCTCGCGGAGACCGACGGCCGGTAGGGCCACCTCACCCATCCCCTCGGGGTACGTCCATGCGATCGCTGACGCTCGCCCTCGCCGCCGCCCTCGCGCTCGTGGCGTGCGGCGGCCCGCCCGCCGCCGACGTGCGCGACAGCGCCGCGGCCACGCCGGCGCCCGGCGCCACCCCCGCCGTCACGAGCGTCGCGCACCCCGAGTGGACGCGCACCGCCTCGATCTACGAGGTGAACGTCCGCCAGTTCACGCCTGAGGGCACGATCGCCGCGCTGCAGCGCCACCTGCCGCGCCTCGACTCGCTCGGCGTCGACATCCTGTGGCTGATGCCCGTGCAGCCGATCGGGAAGAAGAACCGCAAGGGGCCGCTCGGCAGCTACTACTCGATCGCCGACTACCGCGCGATCAACCCGGAGTTCGGGACGACGGCGGACATGCGCGCCCTCGTGGACGCGGCGCACGCGCAGGGGCTCAAGGTGATCCTCGACTGGGTGCCGAACCACACGGCGTTCGACCATCCGTGGATCACGCAGCATCCCGACTGGTACGTGAAGAACCCCGACGGGACGATCTCGAACGCGCGCGACAACGAGGGCCGCCCCACCGACTGGACCGACGTCGCGGAGCTGGACTACACCAAACCCGCGATGCGGCAGGCGATGCTGGCCGACATGCGCTACTGGATCGACAGCATGAAGGTCGACGGCTTCCGCTGCGACGTGGCGGGCGGCGTCCCGGACGACTTCTGGGCGGAGGCGCGCCAGGCGCTGCAGGCCGCGAAGCCGGACGTCTTCCTGCTGGCCGAGGCGGAGTCGCCGAAGGCGCACGCGGCGTTCGACATGACGTACGGCTGGGAGCTGCACCACCTCCTGAACGAGCTGGCGAAGGGGAAGAAGCCGACGTCGGCGCTGGACGCGTACCTCGCGAAGCAGGACAGCGCGTATCCGCGCGAGGCGATGCGCATGTACTTCACCAGCAACCACGACGAGAACAGCTGGCAGGGCACGGAGTTCGAGCGGATGAAGGCGAACCACCTGCCCGCGTTCGTGCTCGCGGCGACGATGCAGAACGGGATGCCGCTGGTGTACACGGGGCAGGAGGTGAGCATGAACAAGCGCCTCCGCTTCTTCGAGAAGGACACGGTGAACTGGAGCGGGCCGTCGCTGGCGGGCTTCTACCGGCGGATGCTGGCGCTCAAGGACAGCCAGCCCGCGCTGGCGAACGGTGGCTGGGGCGGCCGGCAGGTCGCGCTGCAGACGAACGGCGGCGACCGCGTCTACGCCTTCACGCGCACGCAGGGCGAGAACACGGTGCTGGTGGCCGTCAACTTCGGCGACGCGGCGGCGAACGTGACGTACGAGGGGCTGCCGCAGCCGGGCGCGTACACCGACTGGTTCGACCGGAAGCGCGCGGAGCTCGCGGCGAGCGGCAGCCTCACGATTCCGGCGCACGGCTACCGTGTGCTGGTGCGTTGAGCCCACCCTGCGAGGAGCCGTGAATCCTGTAAATCCTGTCAATCCTGCTAATCCTGTCTAAGAGCATTCGACAGGATTTACACGATTGACAGGATTGGTTGCAGCGCGCGGGTCGGGCGATCGCGCGCGTGTCCCACTCGCAACGATTGTCTCGATGCCACGTCTCGCGTCGCGCTCCACACGACTTCTTTTCCTCACGCTGTCGCTCGGTGCCTGCCGCTCCGCGCCGCCGACGCCCGCGCCAGCCGCGGTACGCGCGGCGGAGGGGCGCTACGAGCCGGCGCGCGCGCTCGGGGAGCTGTTCGGCGAGGTGCAGCGCGCGCGCGTCTTCCCCGACGGCAAGACGTTCGTCGACGCGCGGCCGCTCGAGGACCCGGCGGCGATCCGCGCGAGGTGGGCGGCCGAGCGCGCGACCGCGGGCTTCGACCTCGCGGCATTCGTGCGGCGCACGTTCGAGGCGCCGCATCCGGTGGGCGCCGACTTCCGCCCCGACTCGACGCGCACGATGGAGGCGCACATCCGCGCGCTCTGGCCGGTGCTGACGCGGCAGGCCGACGTCGAGGACCCGCGCTCGTCGCTGATCCCGCTGCCGCATCCGTACGTGGTGCCGGGCGGCCGCTTCCGCGAGGTCTACTACTGGGACTCGTACTTCACGATGCTCGGCCTCGTCGAGAGCGGGCGGACGGACCTCGTGCGCTCGATGCTCGACAACTTCGCGCACCTCGTGCGCACCGTGGGCCACATCCCCAACGGCAACCGCACGTACTACCTGGGCCGCAGCCAGCCGCCGTTCTTCGCGGCGATGGTGGGGCTCTACGCGACGGCCACCGACAGCGCGCAGGCGCTGCGCTGGCTCGACGCGCTGGAGGCGGAGCACGCGTTCTGGATGGAGGGCGCCTCGGGCGTGGCGCCGGGCGGCGCGCACCGGCGCGTGGTGCGGCTGCGTGACGGCGCGACGCTCAACCGCTACTGGGACGACATCCCCGAGCCGCGGCCCGAGTCGTACCGCGAGGACGAGGAGCTGGGCCGCGCGTTCCAGGGCGCGGCGCGCGAGGCGTTCTACCGCCACGTGCGGGCGGCGGCCGAGAGCGGGTGGGACTTCTCCAGCCGGTGGATGCGCGACCCGAAGGACCTGCGGACGCTGGAGACCACCGACCTCGCGCCGGTGGACCTCAACAGCCTGCTCTACCACCAGGAGCGCACCATCGCGGCGCTGCGGCGCGTCCGCAACCAGCCCGGCGACGCCGCGGTGGCGGCGCGCTTCGACGCGGCGGCCGCGGCGCGGCGCACCGCGCTGCTCGCGGCCGCGTACGATGCCGCGTCGGGCTTCTTCTACGACGTGCGCTGGCGCACCGGCGAGCGCGTGACCGACCGGCCGACGCTCGCCGCCGCGGCGCCGCTCTACTTCGGCCTCGCGACGCCCGAGCAGGGGCGCGCGGTGGCGGCGCGGCTGGAGCGTGAGTTCTCGCGCTCGGGCGGCTTCGTGACGACGCTCGTCGCGTCGGGGCAGCAGTGGGACGCGCCCAACGGCTGGCCCCCGCTGCAGTGGCTGTCGATGCAGGGCGTGCGCTGCTACGGCCGCGCGGACCTCGCCGACACGGCGCGCGCGCGGTGGCTGGACCTCAACCGCCGCACGTATCGCACGACCGGCAAGATGACCGAGAAGTACGACGTCGTCGATCCGAACCGGCGCGCGGGCGGCGGCGAGTATCCCAACCAGGACGGCTTCGGCTGGACGAACGGCGTCGCGCTCGCGCTGTCGGCGCAGCTCGCGGGCGTCACGGCACCGCCCGCGGACCAGCAGCGCACGCACGTGTCGGCGCCGTGCGCGGTGATGACGCGGTAGGGCGCTGCGGGCTGCTGCTCTCATTGGCTCCGTGCCCTCGGCGACGGACGTCGCACCCGGCCTGCACGAACTACGCGTTTGGACGCGGATGCTCCGGATGACAGAACGGATCATCCGGATCGCTCCATGTGGCGCTCGACGCGTTGCCGCCACGCAGAGCGATCCGCAGCATCCGCGTCATCCGGAGCATCCGCATCCCTCCAAGAGGCAACAGGGGTCCGGCGCACGGAGCCAGGATCCGCAGCGCGCAGCTTCTAGAACACGCACCCCGTCCGCGCCGGCACCGTGATCACGATCTCGCCGCCGTCGCGTCGCGGCGCCGCGCAGCCGCCGATCGCGGCCGCTGGCAGCTCCATCGCGGGCACGCGCAGCTCGGCCGGCCTCGTCGCATCGTTGTTGAGCGCGATCAACGAGCGCCCGCGGCGGTAGACGAAGGTCTGCTCGCCGACGTGCAGGTGCTCGGGCCGCGCGCGACGGAGCTCGGGGCGCGCGGCGCGCAGCCGCAGCAGCGACTGCACGTGGGTCCAGGTCGCCTGCTCGTCGGGCGTGCGGCCGGCGGCCGTGAAGGCGTCGCGCGCGTCGCCCGCGAAGCCACCCGGGAAGTCGCGGCGGTTGTCCGGGTCGTTGCCGCCCGCCATCCCGAGCTCGTCGCCGTAGTAGAGCAGCGGCGTGCCGCGCGCGGTCAGCAGGAAGGTGTACGCCAGCCGGAGCCCCGCGTGCGTCGCGCCCGGCTCGCCCATGAACCGCCCCACGTCGTGGAGGCCGAGCAGCGTGACGAGCGACTGCGGGTCGCGGTAGAGGCGGTCGCGCGAGAGCATCTGCGCGACCTCGCGGATCGAGCTGCCCTTCGCGAACACGTTCCGGATCGGGTAGAAGAGCGGGAAGTCGAACAGCGCATCCACGCCGTCGTCGATCCCGTCGAACTTCACGCGGCCGCCCTCGAAGAAGGCGATCATCGTCGGATCGCCGTCGAGCACCTCGCCGACGACCGACAGCATCGGGTGCTCGCGCTTGATCGCGCCCATCCAGTCGCGCCAGAACGACCGCGGCACGTAGGGCCACGTGTCCTGGCGGATGCCGTCGATCCCGCTCGTGCCCACCCACCAGAGCGTGTTCTGGACGACGTAGCGCGCGACCTCGGGATCGTTCTGGTTCAGGTCCGGCAGGATGTCGATGAACCAGCCGTCGAGCGTCGCCCGCCGCATCTCGGGCGTCGCGTACGGGTCGGCGAGCGTCCACGTCTGCCAGGTGTTGGCGAGATGCCGCTGCGCGGTGCCGTTGTACCACGTCGGCGTCGGCGGGTCCTGCACCCACGGGTGGTAGGCGCTGGTGTGGTTGGCGACCATGTCGAGCACCACCTTGATGCCCTGCGCGTGGGCGGCGTCCACCAGCCGGCGCAGCTCGGCCCGGTCGCCGAAGCGCTCGTCCACCGCGTAGTAGTCGATCGCGTGGTAGCCGTGGTAGGCCGTCGTCGGCTTCCCGTCGTAGA
This is a stretch of genomic DNA from Roseisolibacter agri. It encodes these proteins:
- a CDS encoding alpha-amylase family glycosyl hydrolase gives rise to the protein MTRALLLAALLVAAPAWAQAPTVEKVEPPDWWASHSINPVRLLVRGRQLAGARLECGRLACGTPTVNAAGTYLFVDVTVPRDAAPGSYPLTLRTAAGQASVPFAIAPPLAAAGRFGGFGPDDVLYLLMPDRFANGDRANDEPVVSRGLLDRAEPRRWHGGDLAGVRQRLPYLKSLGITTIWMNPIYDNTNVLDTKEVYDGKPTTAYHGYHAIDYYAVDERFGDRAELRRLVDAAHAQGIKVVLDMVANHTSAYHPWVQDPPTPTWYNGTAQRHLANTWQTWTLADPYATPEMRRATLDGWFIDILPDLNQNDPEVARYVVQNTLWWVGTSGIDGIRQDTWPYVPRSFWRDWMGAIKREHPMLSVVGEVLDGDPTMIAFFEGGRVKFDGIDDGVDALFDFPLFYPIRNVFAKGSSIREVAQMLSRDRLYRDPQSLVTLLGLHDVGRFMGEPGATHAGLRLAYTFLLTARGTPLLYYGDELGMAGGNDPDNRRDFPGGFAGDARDAFTAAGRTPDEQATWTHVQSLLRLRAARPELRRARPEHLHVGEQTFVYRRGRSLIALNNDATRPAELRVPAMELPAAAIGGCAAPRRDGGEIVITVPARTGCVF